Proteins encoded in a region of the Atopobium sp. oral taxon 416 genome:
- a CDS encoding transposase — protein MEEICGRGFSKQAVSQACAELDEALERFRNRPIEGGRVRPKALLVAIGLTPTGDKEVLGVELADGEINVAEAAPKGLRAGLRSKLAEMFNCPDRASAERRRDEIAADYRERAPRAVERLLEGFDDAMTVMALPAGDMRRCTRTSNYLECLNREIKRRSRAVGVFPSPESALRLATAVLMREDE, from the coding sequence ATGGAGGAGATCTGCGGCAGGGGCTTCTCCAAGCAGGCCGTCTCGCAGGCCTGCGCCGAGCTCGACGAGGCGCTCGAGAGGTTTCGCAACCGCCCCATAGAGGGCGGCCGCGTCAGGCCGAAGGCGCTGCTCGTGGCCATCGGGCTGACGCCGACGGGCGACAAGGAAGTGCTCGGCGTCGAGCTCGCCGACGGCGAGATTAACGTGGCCGAGGCCGCCCCGAAGGGGCTCAGGGCCGGGCTGCGCAGTAAGCTCGCCGAGATGTTCAACTGCCCTGACAGGGCGTCGGCCGAGCGCAGGCGCGACGAGATCGCCGCCGACTACCGCGAGAGGGCCCCGAGGGCAGTCGAGCGGCTGCTCGAAGGCTTCGACGACGCGATGACCGTGATGGCGCTGCCCGCCGGCGACATGCGCCGCTGCACCCGCACGTCGAACTACCTCGAGTGCCTCAACCGCGAGATCAAGCGCCGCTCGCGGGCGGTCGGGGTCTTCCCGAGCCCGGAGTCTGCGCTCAGGCTCGCGACGGCGGTGCTCATGCGGGAGGACGAGTGA
- a CDS encoding TetR/AcrR family transcriptional regulator translates to MKKEKTEARRDEILDALDALYKKSQYCNVTVKDIAAYTSFSRPSIYNYFRTIQEIFLGLLTRECNRCVDDLQAIIDDHDQLDADGLASALAHVFDNHQTMLRIQSNNLNEIEEQSRLECLVEFKTAMKCEFDTFDACLKKFLPGMTDEKCQEIRFQFFPYLNGVYSYAHHTDKQVKAMDIVGTPHPEVAVYQLVYSLFAKLLQP, encoded by the coding sequence GTGAAAAAAGAGAAGACCGAAGCGCGCAGAGATGAGATCCTCGATGCACTGGATGCGCTCTACAAGAAAAGCCAGTACTGCAACGTTACAGTCAAAGACATTGCAGCCTATACCAGCTTTTCCCGGCCTTCCATCTACAATTACTTCCGCACCATTCAAGAGATCTTCTTAGGGCTCCTGACCCGAGAATGCAATCGCTGCGTCGACGATCTTCAGGCCATCATCGATGACCATGATCAGTTGGACGCCGATGGGTTGGCATCGGCGTTGGCACACGTGTTTGATAATCATCAGACGATGCTTAGGATCCAGTCAAACAATCTCAACGAGATTGAGGAGCAGAGCCGGCTCGAGTGTTTGGTGGAGTTCAAGACGGCGATGAAATGTGAGTTCGATACCTTCGATGCCTGCCTCAAAAAGTTTCTGCCTGGGATGACAGACGAGAAGTGCCAAGAGATTCGGTTCCAGTTTTTCCCGTATCTCAATGGGGTTTACTCCTATGCGCATCACACCGACAAACAGGTGAAGGCTATGGATATAGTGGGGACACCACATCCTGAGGTAGCGGTCTACCAGCTGGTGTATTCACTGTTTGCAAAGTTATTGCAGCCGTAA
- a CDS encoding transposase, with protein MARINITLESDKIAQVLADSRGDAFRLLLQQFLNAILSANSAEQLRAKPYERTAERTDFRNGTRKRSLVTRVGTVELAVSRHRNVSFKTLVFDNYRRAEAVLVLAMAEMVVGGAR; from the coding sequence ATGGCTCGAATCAATATTACCCTCGAAAGCGACAAGATAGCGCAGGTCCTCGCGGATTCCAGAGGGGACGCGTTTCGGCTCCTCTTGCAGCAGTTTCTCAACGCGATCCTGTCGGCAAACTCCGCCGAGCAGCTGCGCGCCAAGCCCTACGAGCGCACGGCGGAGCGGACCGACTTCCGCAACGGCACCCGCAAGAGGTCCCTCGTCACCAGGGTCGGCACGGTCGAGCTCGCCGTCTCGCGCCACCGCAACGTCTCGTTTAAGACGCTCGTGTTCGACAACTACAGGCGCGCCGAGGCCGTCCTGGTCCTCGCGATGGCCGAGATGGTCGTCGGCGGCGCTCGATAG
- a CDS encoding ribokinase: protein MPCVIDFGSLNMDLSIACERIPQAGETVPGHDFLINPGGKGANQAVAASRLGAQVFLIGAVGNDVFGKQLVEMLPAAGVDKSEVRILDDISSGLAMITRTDSDNRIILNAGANHALGLDEVSESLSRVAHPADIFVTQLECGYRATLAALRKAHDQGLVTLFNPAPAMSLPDSIWDSVDMVCVNETECQTITGILPTDKATIKQGLSWFIKQGVPTAIITLGDKGAALMQGEIYLYQPALEVKVEDTTGAGDTFIGALAVMVAEHKDREFTLRWASCAAALTTTKVGAQRSIPTRAEVDEFYSHIG, encoded by the coding sequence ATGCCCTGCGTTATCGATTTCGGTAGTCTGAACATGGATCTCTCAATAGCCTGTGAGCGTATCCCCCAGGCAGGAGAGACGGTCCCGGGCCATGACTTCCTGATCAATCCCGGTGGCAAGGGAGCCAACCAAGCGGTAGCGGCTTCCCGGCTCGGTGCTCAGGTCTTTTTGATCGGCGCTGTCGGAAACGATGTGTTTGGAAAACAGCTTGTGGAGATGCTACCAGCTGCGGGTGTTGATAAAAGCGAAGTGCGGATCCTCGACGACATTTCAAGCGGTTTGGCGATGATTACCAGAACCGATTCTGATAACCGGATCATCCTGAATGCCGGAGCAAACCATGCGTTGGGGCTTGATGAGGTAAGTGAGAGCCTCTCTCGGGTAGCGCACCCTGCCGATATCTTTGTCACACAGCTCGAGTGTGGTTACAGGGCGACCTTGGCAGCGCTGAGAAAGGCCCATGATCAGGGACTTGTTACGCTCTTCAACCCTGCGCCTGCGATGTCGCTGCCGGACAGTATCTGGGATTCAGTTGATATGGTCTGCGTCAATGAGACTGAGTGTCAGACAATCACCGGTATTCTACCGACCGACAAAGCGACCATAAAACAGGGCTTGTCCTGGTTTATCAAGCAGGGGGTTCCTACGGCGATCATTACATTGGGAGATAAAGGTGCTGCATTGATGCAGGGAGAGATCTATCTTTATCAACCTGCCCTCGAGGTGAAGGTAGAAGACACTACCGGTGCCGGCGATACCTTCATAGGAGCCTTGGCAGTAATGGTCGCGGAGCATAAGGACAGGGAGTTTACGCTTCGATGGGCGAGCTGTGCAGCTGCTCTTACCACAACCAAAGTCGGAGCCCAACGCTCGATTCCGACTCGTGCAGAAGTCGATGAGTTCTATAGCCATATTGGATAG
- a CDS encoding Ada metal-binding domain-containing protein → MGRGTAYAFSDLTPDDMHEILEAHDSSFAQAFVVADTASGCFWRPGASELVSLQERCRYFATAEDAETAGFHALKEQAE, encoded by the coding sequence ATGGGACGCGGTACCGCCTATGCCTTCTCTGACCTCACCCCTGACGATATGCATGAGATCCTCGAAGCGCACGACAGCTCGTTTGCCCAGGCCTTCGTCGTCGCAGACACAGCATCCGGCTGCTTCTGGAGGCCCGGCGCATCCGAACTGGTGTCACTCCAGGAGCGCTGCCGCTACTTTGCGACGGCAGAAGATGCCGAAACAGCAGGATTCCATGCACTGAAGGAGCAGGCAGAGTAG
- a CDS encoding ABC transporter transmembrane domain-containing protein — MIVYAVSQALSKLQDYSVYRLEINGNYKLARLCFDTLSNRSMKFHTSRFGRSLMSECTQLVDVVVYSLIPIVASVVATFVILGPAVSIYAVLLAIMLVIYLIVTTKMYRRILPLSTASRAQNTLSGVLSGSVTNILAVKTYGREDFERELFNKADVRAKNAETRNMRAPIQHGFAISVIITIASLICIAVLTSYPASWSSLQRSRPSPNSCVNSRTPHISYFAFMSPH; from the coding sequence TTGATCGTCTACGCCGTCAGCCAGGCGCTCTCAAAGCTGCAGGACTACAGCGTCTACCGCCTCGAAATCAATGGCAACTACAAGCTCGCACGCCTATGCTTCGATACACTGTCAAATCGGTCAATGAAGTTCCATACGAGTCGGTTCGGAAGATCGCTCATGAGCGAGTGCACCCAGTTGGTGGATGTCGTGGTGTATTCCCTCATCCCCATCGTTGCGAGCGTCGTCGCCACCTTTGTCATCTTGGGACCTGCAGTTTCGATCTATGCAGTCCTGCTTGCAATCATGCTCGTGATCTATTTGATCGTCACTACAAAGATGTACCGACGTATCTTGCCGCTCTCCACCGCCTCAAGGGCACAGAATACATTGAGCGGTGTCCTGAGTGGCTCAGTCACGAACATCCTGGCCGTCAAGACCTATGGACGTGAGGACTTCGAACGCGAACTCTTCAACAAAGCAGACGTCCGAGCGAAGAACGCAGAGACCCGCAACATGCGCGCTCCGATACAGCATGGCTTTGCCATCTCTGTCATAATTACGATAGCAAGCCTAATCTGCATAGCTGTGCTGACCTCATACCCTGCTAGCTGGTCTTCTTTGCAAAGAAGTCGGCCAAGTCCGAATTCGTGTGTAAATTCGCGAACGCCCCACATCTCCTATTTCGCCTTCATGAGCCCGCACTGA
- a CDS encoding 2-isopropylmalate synthase — MTRKIDIFDTTLRDGEQSPGASMNTEEKLTIARELLRMNVDVIEAGFPISSPGDFKSVQEIGRLAGDDAVVVGLTRAVDKDIDCAAEALKTAKRPRIHTGLGVSPQHIHEKLHMTEDQVIEAATHCVKYAKKYVDDVEFYAEDAGRADQQFLERVVQAAVDAGATVINIPDTTGYQLPDDFGARIKGLTEHVRDIETVTISVHTHNDLGMATALALAGVKNGATQVECTINGLGERAGNTALEEVVMALKMHGDELDGHTDIVTQELTRASHLVSRITGMQVQANKAIVGANAFAHSSGIHQDGVLKARDTYEIIAPEDVGAAGSEIILSARSGHAALKHRLAELGYTFPDDEFDDIYKRFLEIADQKKEVYDEDLESIVQERQRNSTAVYSLDALQVSCGDPLVPTATATVKDEQGDTHVVCSTGSGPIDAAYKAINQVIGANVELEEFSVKAITRGIDAIGEVTVRTQSKDGKVFAGHGADNDIIVSAAKAYIDAINRTILASRAAKK; from the coding sequence ATGACCAGAAAGATCGATATTTTTGATACTACCTTGCGCGACGGTGAACAGTCGCCCGGTGCTTCCATGAATACCGAGGAAAAGCTGACGATCGCCCGCGAATTGCTTCGCATGAACGTCGATGTGATCGAAGCTGGCTTCCCGATCTCAAGCCCTGGAGACTTCAAGTCTGTACAGGAAATCGGGCGTCTGGCAGGGGATGACGCAGTAGTCGTCGGGTTGACTCGCGCCGTCGATAAAGACATTGACTGCGCCGCTGAGGCACTGAAGACTGCCAAACGTCCCCGTATCCACACCGGATTAGGCGTCTCCCCGCAGCACATCCACGAGAAGCTGCACATGACCGAAGACCAGGTTATTGAGGCGGCCACCCACTGCGTCAAATACGCGAAGAAATACGTCGACGACGTTGAGTTCTACGCAGAGGATGCAGGGCGTGCGGATCAGCAGTTCCTGGAGCGGGTTGTACAGGCTGCCGTCGATGCAGGTGCCACGGTCATCAACATCCCTGATACCACCGGCTACCAGCTGCCCGATGATTTCGGAGCGCGCATCAAAGGCCTGACCGAGCATGTACGGGACATTGAGACCGTTACTATCTCCGTACACACCCATAACGATCTGGGCATGGCAACCGCGTTGGCGCTGGCTGGCGTCAAAAACGGCGCCACACAGGTTGAGTGCACGATCAACGGTCTAGGTGAGCGTGCGGGCAACACCGCGCTTGAAGAGGTTGTTATGGCCCTCAAGATGCACGGAGATGAGCTCGACGGGCACACCGACATTGTGACGCAGGAGCTGACGCGGGCCTCCCACTTGGTAAGCCGGATTACCGGTATGCAGGTACAGGCCAACAAGGCTATTGTCGGTGCCAACGCCTTCGCGCACTCCTCTGGTATTCACCAAGACGGCGTCCTGAAGGCCCGTGACACCTATGAGATCATCGCCCCCGAGGATGTCGGCGCGGCAGGCTCTGAGATTATCCTTTCCGCCCGTTCCGGCCATGCGGCTCTGAAGCATCGGCTCGCAGAGCTCGGCTATACCTTCCCGGATGATGAGTTCGATGATATCTACAAGCGGTTCCTTGAGATTGCAGACCAGAAGAAAGAGGTATATGACGAGGATCTGGAGTCCATCGTCCAGGAGCGTCAGCGCAATAGCACCGCGGTCTACAGCCTCGACGCGCTGCAGGTATCTTGCGGAGATCCGCTGGTTCCAACCGCGACCGCAACGGTCAAGGATGAGCAGGGCGACACGCACGTGGTCTGCTCCACCGGCTCTGGCCCGATTGACGCCGCCTACAAGGCAATCAACCAGGTCATCGGTGCAAACGTCGAACTGGAAGAGTTCTCCGTTAAGGCGATCACCCGCGGCATCGATGCGATTGGTGAAGTGACGGTGAGGACGCAGTCGAAGGACGGCAAGGTCTTTGCCGGGCACGGCGCCGACAACGACATTATCGTCTCCGCGGCCAAGGCCTATATCGATGCGATCAACCGCACGATCCTGGCCTCACGGGCAGCAAAGAAGTAA
- a CDS encoding MGMT family protein, whose product MIVPCHRVVGSNGSLTGFGGGIDKKIAPLEFEGAMKPSFKRPKKGHGTHRHSEFCPHGTRYRLCLL is encoded by the coding sequence GTGATCGTCCCCTGCCACCGCGTCGTCGGATCCAATGGCAGCCTCACGGGATTTGGCGGTGGCATCGACAAGAAGATTGCACCCCTCGAATTCGAAGGCGCCATGAAGCCTTCCTTCAAGCGCCCAAAGAAAGGGCACGGCACTCACAGGCATTCCGAATTCTGTCCGCATGGGACGCGGTACCGCCTATGCCTTCTCTGA
- a CDS encoding ATP-binding protein, whose protein sequence is MHERLCTHRDRSKRARLLRQARFPAPKSVEGFDWTNVAFPDGWGRDEMCSLAFVGDVEGLVFYGQTGRGKTHMAIALGIAVTSALYAARFFQTAQLMLHLGQAKREGTLDRLLADIAKARLLILDEFGYVPFDVNGARLLYQVISESYKRRSVIFTTNVEFSRWGTLFADDKLAAAIVERVVHHGQARGVRWP, encoded by the coding sequence GTGCATGAGCGCCTGTGCACCCACAGGGACCGCTCGAAGAGGGCACGCCTGCTCAGGCAGGCGCGCTTCCCAGCGCCGAAGTCGGTCGAGGGCTTCGACTGGACCAACGTCGCCTTCCCCGACGGGTGGGGGCGCGACGAGATGTGCTCGCTGGCGTTCGTGGGCGACGTGGAGGGCCTGGTCTTCTACGGCCAGACCGGCCGCGGCAAGACCCACATGGCGATAGCCCTTGGCATCGCCGTGACCTCGGCGCTCTACGCGGCGAGGTTCTTCCAGACCGCGCAGCTTATGCTCCATCTCGGCCAGGCGAAGCGCGAAGGCACGCTCGACAGGCTACTCGCCGATATAGCCAAGGCGAGGCTCCTCATCCTGGACGAGTTCGGCTACGTGCCCTTCGACGTGAACGGCGCGAGGCTGCTCTACCAGGTGATATCGGAAAGCTACAAGAGGAGGAGCGTGATCTTCACCACCAACGTCGAATTCAGCCGCTGGGGGACGCTCTTCGCCGACGACAAGCTCGCAGCGGCAATCGTGGAGCGCGTCGTACACCACGGGCAAGCTCGTGGAGTTCGGTGGCCCTAG
- a CDS encoding flavodoxin, with amino-acid sequence MATLVAYFSSTKNGNTARAAASLAKAAGADLVSIDPKKPYTAADMNWKDPNSRSTKEKNDPSIRPEITTAPVDITKYDKLYIGFPIWWGVAPNVVKTFLDANDFSGKQVYVFATSGGTGISAAVSDLKRTYPKLDIVKGKMANGGVSGDIFA; translated from the coding sequence ATGGCAACGTTAGTCGCATATTTTTCTTCAACCAAGAACGGAAACACCGCACGTGCAGCAGCTTCCTTAGCTAAGGCAGCAGGCGCGGACCTCGTATCGATCGATCCGAAGAAGCCCTATACTGCGGCTGATATGAACTGGAAAGATCCTAACTCCAGAAGCACCAAGGAAAAGAATGATCCAAGCATCCGTCCTGAGATCACCACGGCTCCGGTGGATATCACAAAATATGACAAGCTCTACATCGGTTTCCCGATTTGGTGGGGCGTAGCGCCTAACGTCGTGAAAACGTTCCTGGATGCCAATGACTTCTCTGGCAAGCAGGTCTACGTCTTTGCGACTTCCGGCGGTACCGGCATCAGTGCTGCTGTTTCTGATCTGAAACGTACCTATCCGAAGCTCGACATTGTTAAGGGCAAGATGGCAAACGGCGGCGTTTCCGGAGACATCTTTGCATAA
- a CDS encoding methylated-DNA--[protein]-cysteine S-methyltransferase, whose product MYFTECHTPLVGTLTLLSDGSELCGCCFSNGRHVSKDMEGELIRRDDLAVLQEARAWLDRYFEGLRPDPSELPLKDQGTAFQKLVRSAMLEIPYGEAVTYGDIAHSIETVAAGASHRVLSEEPSVAISTV is encoded by the coding sequence ATGTACTTTACCGAGTGCCATACACCTCTGGTCGGCACCCTCACGCTTCTGAGCGATGGGTCCGAGCTCTGCGGCTGCTGCTTCAGCAATGGCCGCCATGTCTCAAAGGATATGGAAGGCGAGCTCATACGCAGAGATGACCTTGCTGTGCTCCAGGAGGCAAGAGCCTGGCTCGACCGCTATTTCGAAGGCCTGCGTCCCGACCCCTCAGAACTCCCCCTCAAAGACCAGGGCACAGCATTCCAGAAGCTTGTGCGTTCCGCCATGCTCGAGATTCCCTACGGCGAGGCCGTGACCTACGGCGACATTGCGCACTCCATAGAGACCGTGGCGGCAGGCGCCAGTCACCGCGTACTGTCGGAGGAGCCGTCGGTCGCAATATCTACGGTGTGA
- a CDS encoding esterase family protein, with protein sequence MLRELDHQTYEPYGYNANQPYGILYISCGGWSNETTLLGVLGNETSFKNNIDHTIQNGRIEPSLLVVLSYNNTIGSDSSDYELALQLTNNYHNELRNDLMPAVKSRWHTYATSTTLEAFRASRDHRGFAGFSMGSVNAWHTFQYCLDYFGWFIPISGSVPSDGSVIAWQIADQGFTSSDFFIYSMSGTDGFAYSGIKTQIQNMKNDSSSRFIAADSQDGGSIAFRE encoded by the coding sequence ATGCTGCGGGAATTGGACCACCAGACCTATGAGCCCTATGGATATAACGCCAATCAGCCCTATGGCATCCTCTACATCAGCTGCGGGGGATGGAGCAATGAGACAACGCTGCTCGGGGTACTCGGCAACGAGACCAGCTTTAAGAACAATATCGACCATACGATCCAGAATGGACGGATTGAGCCGTCGCTGCTCGTGGTACTGAGCTACAACAATACGATTGGGTCGGACAGCTCTGACTATGAGCTGGCGCTGCAGCTTACGAATAACTACCACAATGAGCTGCGCAATGATCTGATGCCGGCAGTGAAATCCCGGTGGCATACCTATGCTACTAGCACGACTCTGGAGGCTTTTCGGGCTTCCCGGGATCACCGTGGGTTTGCGGGGTTCTCGATGGGTTCGGTGAACGCCTGGCACACCTTCCAGTATTGTTTAGACTATTTTGGATGGTTCATACCGATAAGCGGATCGGTGCCTTCAGACGGCAGTGTGATTGCCTGGCAAATAGCTGACCAGGGCTTCACCTCGAGCGATTTTTTCATCTACTCGATGTCCGGCACGGATGGCTTCGCCTATTCGGGGATCAAGACACAGATCCAGAATATGAAGAACGACTCCTCCAGCAGGTTTATCGCGGCCGATTCCCAGGATGGGGGAAGCATCGCCTTTCGCGAGTAG
- a CDS encoding SPFH domain-containing protein has protein sequence MIVLLIIVVILIILGAFVVRQQHVAVIERWGKFHRFAGPGFHVKIPIIDTMYDLSLMTEDKHMTFDAKTSDNVTIELDVSIQYHIDYSDMEKGEGSGVYRSFYTLQDPVGQMQDYLADALRSQIPARALDEVFSEKDSIAQSIDRVVAEKMRGYGYVLVTTLITSIKLPKEVQESMNHIIASKNNLESATNDANANKAKTVITAQARAEAMAAEGKGIADQRVAIARGIKESIDTIKGAELSEDEANQLFEFTQWIDMMNQYAAKGASTVVLPNDFNQVASQFEQYLTARDAPKPQGGSAK, from the coding sequence ATGATCGTTCTCCTCATTATCGTTGTCATCCTCATTATCCTCGGCGCGTTCGTCGTGCGGCAGCAGCATGTAGCGGTGATCGAACGCTGGGGCAAGTTTCACCGCTTTGCTGGGCCGGGCTTTCACGTAAAGATCCCCATCATCGATACGATGTACGATCTGAGCCTCATGACGGAAGATAAGCACATGACCTTTGACGCGAAGACCTCCGACAATGTGACAATTGAGCTGGATGTCTCCATCCAGTACCACATCGACTATTCGGATATGGAGAAAGGGGAAGGCTCCGGTGTCTACCGGAGCTTCTACACCCTGCAGGACCCGGTGGGGCAGATGCAGGACTACTTGGCAGATGCGCTGCGTTCGCAAATTCCGGCGCGTGCGCTCGATGAGGTGTTCTCGGAGAAGGATTCTATTGCCCAGTCGATCGACCGGGTCGTAGCAGAGAAGATGCGCGGGTATGGCTACGTGTTGGTGACGACGCTCATCACAAGCATCAAGCTGCCGAAAGAGGTGCAGGAGTCAATGAACCACATCATCGCCTCCAAAAACAACCTTGAGTCTGCGACGAACGATGCAAACGCTAATAAGGCAAAGACCGTGATCACCGCACAGGCACGTGCGGAGGCAATGGCAGCAGAAGGCAAAGGTATCGCGGATCAGCGTGTGGCGATTGCGCGGGGCATCAAAGAGTCGATCGACACAATTAAAGGTGCTGAGCTCAGCGAAGATGAGGCGAATCAACTCTTCGAGTTCACTCAGTGGATCGATATGATGAACCAGTACGCCGCAAAGGGCGCCTCCACGGTGGTACTTCCCAACGACTTCAATCAAGTGGCCTCGCAGTTTGAGCAGTATCTGACGGCACGGGATGCTCCGAAACCGCAGGGGGGATCTGCGAAATAA
- a CDS encoding C-GCAxxG-C-C family protein, which yields MCGALTGSVMMLSMFFGRTEPGGPQAAKCVQLSHKLHDGLREANGKHAGYCRILTH from the coding sequence ATGTGTGGCGCCCTAACGGGCAGCGTGATGATGCTCAGCATGTTCTTCGGACGGACCGAACCCGGCGGCCCTCAGGCTGCCAAATGCGTGCAACTATCCCATAAACTGCACGACGGGCTCCGTGAGGCCAACGGTAAACATGCGGGGTATTGTCGTATTCTGACACACTAG
- a CDS encoding DeoR/GlpR family DNA-binding transcription regulator, translating into MGRPSGSHQIRANKAIAREAAKHVQDGDCIFINTSSTALSIIENITAQDVTIITNNGKALLLKELPNVSLILTGGEIRPPKTSMTGEFAINCIRRVAATKSFLGLTGLSVEYGLTSATAPEPAVNAMMLERSRTHIIVADSSKIGKTSSFQFGTTDEVNLLITDNGATDEQVEELRHAGISQIIRVDPVLGIGPADSSTAAGTQDQIV; encoded by the coding sequence TTGGGGCGTCCTTCAGGCTCTCACCAGATTCGTGCAAACAAGGCAATTGCCCGCGAGGCAGCAAAGCATGTCCAGGACGGCGACTGCATCTTCATCAACACGAGCTCGACGGCGCTCTCCATCATCGAGAACATCACGGCCCAGGACGTCACAATCATTACGAACAACGGCAAGGCACTTCTGCTCAAGGAGCTACCGAACGTCTCCCTCATCCTTACCGGCGGCGAGATCCGCCCTCCGAAGACATCAATGACGGGAGAGTTCGCGATCAACTGTATCCGGCGCGTTGCAGCAACAAAGTCATTCCTCGGCCTCACAGGGCTCTCTGTTGAGTATGGCCTGACCTCTGCCACGGCTCCCGAGCCCGCCGTCAACGCTATGATGCTCGAGCGCTCCCGTACCCACATCATCGTCGCCGACTCCTCAAAGATCGGGAAGACCTCGAGTTTCCAGTTCGGCACCACCGACGAGGTCAATCTCCTCATCACCGACAACGGCGCCACCGACGAGCAGGTCGAGGAGCTCAGACATGCTGGCATCTCGCAGATAATCAGGGTAGATCCGGTCCTCGGCATCGGACCGGCCGACAGCAGTACCGCAGCCGGCACGCAGGACCAGATCGTCTAG
- a CDS encoding flavodoxin family protein, whose translation MRHSVEIIDVTYANVCPCTGCVTCSYEGPCVQKGGMETLRKRILDADMLIFATPLHYHGITVQFKMAVGRFCAFSSSLHAKHMASALIVDAWNSSDWTFDASNAHYKTLVRYLNFQDKGETLGYGCGAPGMTKRSRYVKQAREFGRNLKQETIKGVIEYGNVSRIFFFNQERKHRTCSSFLS comes from the coding sequence GTGAGACACAGTGTGGAGATCATCGATGTCACGTATGCCAATGTCTGTCCCTGTACCGGATGTGTCACCTGTAGCTACGAGGGCCCCTGCGTACAGAAGGGCGGTATGGAGACGCTGCGTAAGAGAATCCTCGATGCGGATATGCTCATCTTTGCAACGCCGCTCCACTACCACGGGATAACTGTGCAGTTCAAGATGGCTGTAGGCCGCTTCTGCGCCTTCAGCTCGAGTCTCCATGCAAAGCATATGGCCTCTGCGCTGATCGTGGATGCCTGGAATTCTTCGGATTGGACCTTCGACGCGTCAAACGCCCACTACAAGACCCTGGTGCGCTACCTGAACTTCCAAGATAAAGGTGAGACCTTAGGGTATGGCTGTGGGGCGCCGGGGATGACAAAAAGGTCCAGGTATGTCAAACAAGCCCGTGAGTTTGGCAGGAACCTGAAGCAAGAAACCATCAAAGGAGTGATTGAGTATGGCAACGTTAGTCGCATATTTTTCTTCAACCAAGAACGGAAACACCGCACGTGCAGCAGCTTCCTTAGCTAA